CCCATGTTCCTCGAGTTTCTTTACAAATTCCTCATGTTGTTCCTTTGCAATTCGTTTATTAATATTCTCATCTTCATACTCTTTCTGAACATCGTTAATCACTTCTTGGATTTCCATATATGTGGGTTCACAAACGATAACGCGGTGTAATGTATCATATTCACTCCAACATCCTGTTTCAAGGTCTTGCTCTAATCGGGAATTCATTGCCTACCTCCAATTGACAATATTTGATTACCCTTATCAATGCCCCATTACTTCATTTTCAAACGCTAACAATGTGCATTTGTTTTAGTTGTTCATAACCGGGAAGAAGAGTGATATGTGATGCATATACTTTCTACGATGAAATGAATTAGATTGGAGTGATTTTGTGCAAACAAGTAAAGAATTGCTCGTGAAAGAAGATTTCATGAAACGAAATGACTTACCTAATTGGTTGATAAATGAATACCAAACTTTCCACGAAACGGTGACGGATAAAACATTTCCTTGCTATTTTGGCATGGGTGGCGAACTTAGGGGTGAACTTCGGTATGCCTACATCACGCAAAACGACTGGTCCAATTTACCGAAGGCATTAACATCATTTTTAGCACTTTTTAATAATCCAAACCATAAAAGACATGGACTTTTTGTGTTTGTGGAACCTTTTGAGGTGGAAGGTGCACTAGAAGATTACAGAAAACAATTTTGGGAGATTCTACAGTATCTCCATGAAGTGGATGACATTGAATGGCCGACCGACAGTCCCCGCGACCCGGAGCATTACCTATGGGATTTTCGATTCCACGGTGAACCCATTTTTGTATTCGGGAATGCACCTGCTTATAAGCAACGAAAAACACGTGACTTAGGAAATGCGATGGTGCTCGGCTTTCAACCTCGTAAAATATTTGAAGGATTAAAAGGAACAGAAAAAGGCGGCATCATGTCTCGCGAAAAAGTCCGCCAACGGGTTGAGGTATGGGATCAGTTGCCGAAGCATCCTGATATTAGCCACTACGGCGACCCAACTCACAATGAGTGGAAACAGTTTTTTATCGGAGATGATGCAGAACCGATTGTAGGTAAGTGTCCATTTGTGCATAAAGAATTGAGGTAACGGTGGCCTGATTATGACCATTACTAAAAAGACCTAGTGCTAAAAGTTAGCGCTAGGTCTGAGTTTAAGATATTAATTCACTATTAAACTCCTCAATCGTTTCAATAAATTTTTCAATAGTGGCAGTTAAATAGGAATCAGCACGTCGAATAAAAATTGTATTAATCTTACTGTACTTTTCAGGAAGTGTATGACAATGGACGAACCCTTTTTTCACTAAATGGGAAGCTGCTTTCCTTGGAACAAATGTAATGCCAAGCCCCACTGTTACGCTACTTAAAATCGTTTCTAATGTACCAAACTCCATGATTTTTTTAGGTTTAATGTTCTCGTCTTTATACCATCGTTCGAGCCTCGCCCGGTATCCGCACCCTTCACTAAAACATAAGAACGGTTCATTTTTTAATTGTTCAAGTGAGGTTGCTTTTGTGTCTGAAATTAACACAAGTTCCTCTTGGAAAACATCATGCGCAACAAGTTCTGGATGTAGTTTTGTTTGCGTAACGAAGGCGCCGTCCAATTTATGATTTAAAACATCTTCTTGTAATTTTTCGGTAACGCCTGATACCAAAGTTAGGTCTACCTCTTTATATTTTTTATTGTAAGCTGAGAGAATATACGGTAGTTGAATCACCGTTTCGACTGTACCAATTTCTAATTTTCCGGCCGGTTCTTCCCTGCTTTGAATGACTTTTTTCATTTCATTTGTTAATGCTAGTATTTTATCACTATAGACTAATAGTTTTTTCCCTTCTGGCGTTAAATTCATTCCACGGCTATGCCGATTAAACAATGGTGAATTTAGCTCTTTTTCGAGCTTTTGAATTCTTGCGGTGACGTTTGATTGTACATAATTCAACTCTCTTGCCGCAGCGGAGATTGTCCCCTTCTTTGCGACGACTTGAAAAATCTCTAAGTCTTTAAATTCCATGATGTCATCTCCCCCATCTCCCTTTTATGATATCACGA
This window of the Sporosarcina pasteurii genome carries:
- a CDS encoding YqcI/YcgG family protein; translated protein: MKRNDLPNWLINEYQTFHETVTDKTFPCYFGMGGELRGELRYAYITQNDWSNLPKALTSFLALFNNPNHKRHGLFVFVEPFEVEGALEDYRKQFWEILQYLHEVDDIEWPTDSPRDPEHYLWDFRFHGEPIFVFGNAPAYKQRKTRDLGNAMVLGFQPRKIFEGLKGTEKGGIMSREKVRQRVEVWDQLPKHPDISHYGDPTHNEWKQFFIGDDAEPIVGKCPFVHKELR
- a CDS encoding LysR family transcriptional regulator, with the protein product MEFKDLEIFQVVAKKGTISAAARELNYVQSNVTARIQKLEKELNSPLFNRHSRGMNLTPEGKKLLVYSDKILALTNEMKKVIQSREEPAGKLEIGTVETVIQLPYILSAYNKKYKEVDLTLVSGVTEKLQEDVLNHKLDGAFVTQTKLHPELVAHDVFQEELVLISDTKATSLEQLKNEPFLCFSEGCGYRARLERWYKDENIKPKKIMEFGTLETILSSVTVGLGITFVPRKAASHLVKKGFVHCHTLPEKYSKINTIFIRRADSYLTATIEKFIETIEEFNSELIS